In Neorhizobium galegae, the following proteins share a genomic window:
- a CDS encoding AAA family ATPase: protein MLLRSMFAANYRSLRSIRMDLAGVNLFIGENGVGKSNLYRALQLVQAAVRGNLAYEIAAEGGMASALWSGQRRQEKNFRIKLEVEVLDDERAVTFRYRVEAGLRPPIDAAGFAFEPQVKEEELVVETGSRPVTMMKRTGPGIMVRGTSGRMEEYPEKAMTSETAIALLGDAGHYPEVGAFRRLIDGWRFFHGFRTDRDSALRQPCLAVTSPLLDQDGGNMAAVFATLVHTRGDTVELDSAVAAALGGAKLQVPEPGEYAEFGLVFPDFPKRIFQPRELSDGQIRFLGLAAALMSYRQPPLIALNEPEASLHPDMLAPLADMIAQAARHSQIWIVTHSELLASAVQERCGTRPRRVIRKEGATWIDGMRLTGVIDHEDEDE, encoded by the coding sequence ATGCTGCTTCGCTCGATGTTTGCCGCCAACTATCGCTCGCTGCGCTCGATCCGGATGGATCTGGCCGGCGTCAATCTGTTTATCGGCGAGAACGGCGTCGGCAAATCCAATCTCTACCGTGCGCTGCAGCTGGTGCAGGCGGCGGTGCGCGGAAATCTGGCCTATGAGATCGCTGCCGAAGGCGGCATGGCGTCTGCGCTCTGGTCTGGGCAGCGCCGTCAGGAGAAGAATTTCCGCATCAAGCTCGAAGTCGAGGTTCTTGATGACGAGCGGGCGGTGACGTTCCGCTACCGGGTCGAGGCGGGGCTTCGTCCGCCTATCGATGCCGCGGGCTTTGCCTTCGAGCCGCAGGTGAAGGAAGAGGAGCTTGTCGTTGAAACCGGTTCGCGGCCCGTGACGATGATGAAACGCACCGGGCCGGGGATCATGGTGCGCGGGACAAGCGGCCGGATGGAGGAGTATCCCGAAAAGGCGATGACCTCGGAAACGGCAATCGCGCTGCTCGGCGATGCCGGCCACTATCCGGAAGTCGGCGCTTTTCGGCGATTGATCGACGGCTGGCGGTTCTTCCATGGTTTTCGAACGGATCGGGATTCCGCCCTGCGGCAGCCCTGCCTTGCCGTTACCTCGCCGCTGCTGGATCAGGACGGCGGTAACATGGCGGCGGTGTTCGCGACGCTCGTCCACACCCGTGGGGACACGGTGGAGCTCGACAGCGCCGTTGCTGCAGCTCTTGGCGGGGCGAAACTGCAAGTGCCTGAGCCGGGTGAATATGCGGAATTTGGTCTGGTATTTCCCGATTTCCCCAAACGGATTTTTCAGCCGCGCGAGCTTTCCGATGGCCAGATCCGTTTCCTCGGGCTCGCCGCGGCGCTGATGTCCTATCGCCAGCCGCCGCTGATCGCACTCAACGAGCCGGAGGCGAGCCTGCACCCGGACATGCTGGCGCCGCTCGCCGACATGATCGCGCAGGCCGCGCGCCACAGCCAGATCTGGATCGTCACCCATTCGGAACTGCTTGCCTCCGCCGTCCAGGAGCGTTGCGGCACGCGGCCGCGGCGGGTGATCCGAAAGGAAGGCGCCACCTGGATCGACGGCATGCGGCTGACCGGCGTCATCGACCACGAAGACGAGGATGAGTGA